A window of Nocardiopsis sp. Huas11 genomic DNA:
GATCTCGGCGGATCCGTCGCCGTCGGAGTCGTCCCCGCCGGATGCGTCGTCCTCGGTGTCGTCCCCGTCCTGGTCCCCGTCCGCGTCGTCGGGCGAACCGTCCCGGGAGTCCTGCCGGGTGGAGATCGTGATCGCCCCGGTGTCGGGGTCCACGGTGATCTCGGTGGATCCGTCACTCCCGCTGCCGCTCTCGTCGGGCTCCTCTTCCGCGAGAGAGTCGTCGGACTCCTCGTCCGAGGTCTGGGTGAGGACCGTGATGGATCCGGTGCCGGGGTCGATCGTGACGGTGGTGGAGGTGTCCGCCTGGTCCCCATGGTCCCCCTGGCCGTCGTCCCCGGCCGGGCCCTCGCCGTCGCCGTCGTGGCCTGCCTCGCCCCGACCGTCGCCGGATCCGTCGCCGCGGCCGTCTCCGACCGACTCGGTTTTGGCGGCCCTCACCAGCGGCGTCCTGTCCCCCTCCACCACTTCGCCCGGTGCCGTCGCCGGCACGGAGGCCAGGTGTCCCGTCGACCCCAGGGGATCCGCCGGCCGCACCGGTTCGACGGGGACACGCGCGTCCGCGTCGAACCGGGTGAACGCCGGGTCGACGGACCCGCCGGAGGAGACGTCGCCCTCGACCGGCGTCTGGACGCGCACACGCTCGGCCACGGCGGGGAGCTCCACCGGGGTGTCGCGTTCCGGGGCCGGGGACGACTCGGTGGGGGTCTGCGAACCCTGTGCCTGGAGGGTGATCCGCCCGGTGCGCTCGTCGACCTCGACGCCGGTTCCCGCCGGGTCGATGACCACCTGTTCCGTGCGCGGATCGATCGTGACCGCACTCTGGTGGGAGCCGTTGAGGATGCTGATCAGGCCCGTCGCCGGGTCGATGGTGAGCGGCCCGCCCTCACCGCGCGCCGCGTCCTCGGGCCGACCCTGGGCGGAGAGGAGGGGGTCCTCCTCCGCCTCCACGGGTCGCTCCTCCTCGGAGGTGTACAGGACGGCGTCCCGCACGACGCCGGAGTCCTCCTCCGACGACGGCACGGACCCCAGGAGGGCGGCACGGAAGTCCAGGGGTTCGGACGGCTCGGACACGGGGGCTCCTCGGGCGCGTGCTGTCGGCGGGCTCGTTCGGTCTCACCGGACGCAGGGGGCGCGGCCGGCGATCGGTGATCTGCGGTGGTCGGTCGGGGCGGCTGCTCGGCGACCGTGTCGGGTGGGGCCGGGGCGGGCCGTACGGGGGCGCCCGCCCCGGGGCCGCGAGGTGCGGCGGGCGTGCTACATCAGCGACGCCCACTCCATCGCCTCGCGGCTGTCGGTGCTGGAGTAGTTGTTGCGGATGGTGTTGAGCGCGAACTCGGCCTTGCCGAGCAGGGTCCGCATGTCCTCGACGTTCATCCGCCAGCTCCGGACCTTGGCGTCGTAGTTGTCGGCCGTGGCACCTTCGAGGTCGGCCTTGACGGGCTGCATCTGGGCGTCCAGGTTCTCGATGGCACGCGCGACGGTGTCGGTCTGGACGCGCAGGGCCTGCGTCGCCTCGTCGACGTACCCGTAGCTGACGTCGAATCCGTTCATGGGGCTTCCCCTTCCGTGGAAGTCGGCAGGTGCGGCCGGTCCGGGCGTGGAAGCCGCGAACCGACGGCGGGTCTCAGTTCGCGCTCGTCTGGTTCGGGTTGAGGTCGGCCATCCACCGGGAGCCCTCCAGGAGGTTGGCGTCCTCGGTCGAGTGCATCGCGTTCACGGTGCCGCCGAACGTGCCGATCATCTGGTTCATGTCGTTGGTGATGAGCCGCAGCTCCTCCAGCCACCCGACCAGGGCCTCGCTGTACTTGTTGGCCGCGGCGCCGTGCCAGGAGGCGCGCAGGACGTCACGGGTGCTGTCGATCTGGGTGTAGACGTTGTTGCAGGTGGTGTGGGCCTCGGTCATCGCTTCCTGCGCGAGTCGGTTGGCCTCGTCTGTATTGCGTGTCCTGGGATCCGGCATGGGCTGCTTCCTTCGCTCCTCGGAGTGGCGCGGCCGACCGCCTCGGTGGCGGAGGGCCCGGCGTTGGATTCACGTGGTGGTCAGGGGCACTCCGCGGACTCGGCTCGCACGGAGGGTGTGAGCGGACGGGCGGCGGCCTCCGGATGCAGGACCGGCCCGGTGGGCATCAGCCGCAGCAGCGGCGTCGGCACCTCCGTCGCCGATCCGGCCGTCAGGCCGAGCCCTTCCAGGACCTCGGTGTCCGTCACGGGGTACTTGGCGGCCGCGTCGGTGACGAGGTAGTGCGTGGGGGTGTTCGTGCCGCCGTCGGCGGGCGTGGCCCGCACGACGGACCCGCCGCCGGAGGGGATGCCGATCAGGTCGGGCGTCGGGCAGCCGGGGGCGATGGCGGGGACCTCCTGGACCGGCAGCGCCTGGACGGACTCGGGCTCGTCCATGGTCAGGGAGAGCGTGCCGCCGTCGCTGAGCCGCAGGCAGGGGACCTCGCCGCCGGCCCTTCGCAGCTCGGGCGGGGCGTCGGGTGTGCGCGCGGCCCCGTCCCCGGCGACCTCGCCGCCCGCCACCAGGTGGTCGTGCGCCTCCCCGGCGGGGATCGCGATCGCCTCCGGGGCGGTGTCGGGGTAGGCGGTCCCGCTGTGGTCGGGGTCGGCCAGCAGGAGCAGGGCCTGGGTGAGGGTCAGCGGGGCCAGGCCGTCCGTGGTCAGGAGGTAGTGCTGGTCGGGGCGGTCGGGGGTGGACACCGCGAACACCTGGCCGACCCGCCGCGGCGCGCCCGCCAGCGAGGGGCCGTCCGCTCCCGCCTGCGCCACGTCGGGCGCCGTGAGGTCGGGCGCGGTGGGCACGGCGTCCAGGAACGCGCCC
This region includes:
- a CDS encoding WXG100 family type VII secretion target, with product MNGFDVSYGYVDEATQALRVQTDTVARAIENLDAQMQPVKADLEGATADNYDAKVRSWRMNVEDMRTLLGKAEFALNTIRNNYSSTDSREAMEWASLM
- the eccB gene encoding type VII secretion protein EccB, translated to MQSRRDRVMAHTFTVGRLGTAMLEADPDAVDAPMRRTRTGTYVGVAIAALVCVGFLVFGLIFPGGAGTWRQEGRLVIDKESGASYLYSAGTLRPVANHASALLIQGPDANVSLVSAASLEGVPVGGPVGIPGAPDSLPGAEALAAGVWRLCALPAQADERPRTALTIGTAPDPSPPADDEAVLVAGPDGGRHLLWQGTRLRLDEDGGAVQALGYGTSPAYAVSGAFLDAVPTAPDLTAPDVAQAGADGPSLAGAPRRVGQVFAVSTPDRPDQHYLLTTDGLAPLTLTQALLLLADPDHSGTAYPDTAPEAIAIPAGEAHDHLVAGGEVAGDGAARTPDAPPELRRAGGEVPCLRLSDGGTLSLTMDEPESVQALPVQEVPAIAPGCPTPDLIGIPSGGGSVVRATPADGGTNTPTHYLVTDAAAKYPVTDTEVLEGLGLTAGSATEVPTPLLRLMPTGPVLHPEAAARPLTPSVRAESAECP